In Arachis hypogaea cultivar Tifrunner chromosome 17, arahy.Tifrunner.gnm2.J5K5, whole genome shotgun sequence, a single window of DNA contains:
- the LOC112766466 gene encoding aspartic proteinase PCS1, which produces MASSTPLLLQTLIISITLLQFQTSNQQQPLLLLPLKQQTQQPSSNSRKLSFQHNVTLTVTLTVGTPPQNVTMVLDTGSELSWLHCNPVNNNTFNFFNSSLSSSYVPTPCSSSICKIRTQDLPIPVSCDSTTSKLCHVIVSYADSTSTEGTLAADTFSIGATPQPNTLFGCMESGYTTNPNEDSKSTGLLGMNQGSLSFVTQLGLPKFSYCISVGEGSSGILLFGATTAFPWLGPLQYTPLVKTTTSLPYFDRVAYTVQLEGIKVSDKLLQLPKSIFVPDHTGAGQTMVDSGTQFTFLLGSVYTALKNEFLNQTKGKSMLKVVEDPNFVFQGAMDLCYSVVGGGGGVAAEVPAVTMVFSGAEMRVSGERLLYKVNESMYCFTFGNSDMLGIEAYVIGHHHQQNVWMEFDLVNARVGFADTKCDLASQRLSPAS; this is translated from the coding sequence ATGGCCTCTTCTACACCTCTTCTCCTTCAAACTCTAATAATTTCCATCACTCTTCTCCAATTCCAAACAAGTAATCAACAACAACCGCTCCTCCTACTTCCGCTGAAACAACAAACACAACAACCTTCTTCAAATTCTCGAAAGCTCTCATTCCAACACAACGTCACCTTAACGGTCACATTAACCGTCGGCACGCCCCCACAGAACGTTACCATGGTCCTCGACACAGGCAGCGAACTCTCTTGGCTCCACTGCAACCCCGTAAACAACAACACCTTCAACTTCTTcaactcttctctctcttcttcctatGTTCCAACCCCATGCAGTTCTTCCATATGCAAGATTCGAACTCAAGACCTACCCATTCCGGTCTCCTGCGACTCCACCACCAGCAAACTCTGCCACGTCATCGTCTCCTACGCCGACTCCACCTCCACCGAGGGCACACTCGCCGCCGACACCTTCTCCATCGGAGCCACCCCACAACCCAACACTCTCTTCGGCTGCATGGAATCTGGGTACACCACAAACCCAAACGAGGATTCAAAATCCACAGGTCTTTTAGGCATGAACCAAGGTTCACTCTCCTTCGTAACCCAACTTGGCCTTCCCAAATTCTCTTACTGCATCTCCGTCGGCGAAGGCTCCTCCGGCATCCTCCTCTTCGGAGCCACCACCGCGTTTCCCTGGCTTGGCCCTCTCCAATACACACCTCTCGTCAAAACCACAACCTCCTTGCCGTACTTCGACCGCGTCGCTTACACCGTACAGCTCGAGGGGATTAAGGTTTCGgacaagcttcttcaacttcCCAAGTCCATTTTTGTTCCCGATCACACCGGAGCGGGTCAAACAATGGTGGATTCGGGTACCCAATTCACGTTCCTTCTTGGGTCGGTTTATACGGCGCTAAAGAATGAATTTTTGAATCAAACGAAGGGGAAGAGTATGTTGAAGGTGGTTGAGGATCCGAACTTTGTGTTCCAGGGAGCCATGGACTTGTGTTACAGTGTTGTGGGTGGTGGTGGGGGTGTGGCGGCAGAGGTGCCGGCGGTGACAATGGTGTTTTCGGGGGCGGAAATGAGGGTTTCCGGTGAAAGGTTGCTGTATAAGGTGAATGAATCGATGTATTGCTTCACGTTTGGGAACTCGGATATGTTGGGGATTGAGGCTTATGTGATTGGGCATCATCATCAGCAGAACGTGTGGATGGAGTTTGATTTGGTCAACGCTCGAGTTGGATTTGCTGACACTAAGTGTGACCTTGCTAGTCAACGACTTTCCCCTGCTTCTTAA